The following proteins come from a genomic window of Yinghuangia sp. ASG 101:
- a CDS encoding flavin monoamine oxidase family protein, which translates to MDGRTEDQDGIVVLGAGIAGLVAAYELESLGHRVTVLEGSGRIGGRIHTHRFGTADDAPHAELGAMRIPATHELTMRYVHKLGLGDALRPFHTILSDANNRLDTGSGFVRVRDAAGPLVADLRRDVPTESHKPETVLFGAWLAAVVRAISPAELRDNLAVDLAALLPLADRVDLRPYLHGPGRDRIDLGAAFRAHPELRAGCSPRLYVFLDDLLLETSTTLSYLSGGMSRLTDRLADRIHGPILLGREIVGVHAGDDSVAVALRHGPHGLTRRHPAALCTLPFSVLRGIPLEGVDDDKRDVIATMEYGSATKIALLCREPFWEHAGIRGGASATGGRTRQTYYPQPEGDPAHGAVLLGSYAIAEDAHLLGRFPAAARHSAVVDELALLHPELKEPGMVLDAASMAWSDNPWSNGCTAIRWRWGSDADRSDEEMRRAARPQGRLFFAGEHCSTTPAWINGAIESALGAVTAIDTAIRSTR; encoded by the coding sequence GTGGATGGGCGGACGGAGGACCAGGACGGCATCGTCGTCCTCGGCGCCGGCATCGCGGGGCTCGTCGCCGCGTATGAACTGGAGTCGCTGGGGCACCGGGTGACCGTCCTGGAGGGCAGCGGGCGCATCGGAGGGCGGATCCACACCCACCGTTTCGGCACCGCGGACGACGCCCCCCACGCCGAGCTGGGCGCCATGCGCATCCCGGCGACCCACGAGCTGACCATGCGGTATGTCCACAAGCTGGGCCTCGGCGACGCACTGCGCCCCTTCCACACCATCCTGAGCGACGCGAACAACCGCCTGGACACCGGAAGCGGCTTCGTCCGCGTCCGCGACGCCGCCGGGCCGCTGGTGGCCGACCTGCGCCGCGACGTGCCCACGGAGTCCCACAAGCCGGAGACCGTCCTGTTCGGCGCCTGGCTGGCCGCGGTCGTCCGGGCCATCAGCCCCGCCGAGCTGCGCGACAACCTCGCCGTCGACCTGGCCGCGTTACTCCCGCTCGCCGACCGCGTCGACCTGCGGCCCTACCTCCACGGCCCCGGCCGCGACCGCATCGACCTCGGCGCCGCCTTCCGCGCCCACCCCGAGCTGCGCGCGGGATGCAGCCCCCGGCTGTATGTCTTCCTCGACGACCTGCTGCTGGAGACCAGCACCACGCTGAGCTACCTCAGCGGCGGCATGAGCCGCCTCACCGACCGCCTCGCCGACCGCATCCACGGGCCGATCCTGCTCGGCCGCGAGATCGTCGGCGTCCACGCGGGAGACGACTCCGTCGCGGTCGCGCTGCGCCACGGCCCGCACGGGCTCACCCGCCGCCACCCGGCCGCGCTGTGCACCCTGCCGTTCTCGGTGCTGCGCGGCATCCCGCTCGAAGGCGTCGACGACGACAAACGCGACGTCATCGCCACCATGGAGTACGGCTCGGCGACCAAGATCGCCCTGCTGTGCCGCGAGCCGTTCTGGGAACACGCCGGGATCCGCGGCGGGGCATCCGCCACCGGCGGGCGCACGCGCCAGACCTACTACCCGCAGCCCGAGGGCGACCCGGCGCACGGCGCCGTCCTCCTCGGCTCGTACGCCATCGCGGAGGACGCCCATCTGCTCGGGCGCTTCCCCGCCGCGGCCCGGCACTCCGCCGTCGTCGACGAACTCGCCCTGCTGCACCCGGAGTTGAAGGAACCCGGCATGGTGCTGGACGCCGCCTCCATGGCGTGGTCCGACAACCCGTGGAGCAACGGCTGCACCGCGATCCGCTGGCGCTGGGGCAGCGACGCCGACCGCAGCGACGAGGAGAT